A region from the Carassius carassius chromosome 33, fCarCar2.1, whole genome shotgun sequence genome encodes:
- the LOC132114039 gene encoding ras-related protein Rab-9B-like, translating to MSGKSLLLKVILLGDGGVGKSSLMNRYVTDRFDSQSFHTIGVEFLNRDLEMDGRLVTLQIWDTAGQERFKSLRTPFYRGADCCLLTFAVDDLQSFQNLGCWKKEFMYYSDVRDPERFPFVVLGNKVDKEEREVGEDEARAWCEENGCCPYFETSAKDDTNVGAAFEAAVRGVLASEDPTDHTLLSSSIDLHGNRKVARSSCC from the coding sequence ATGAGCGGGAAGAGCCTCTTGCTGAAGGTCATTCTTCTGGGGGACGGCGGCGTGGGCAAGAGCTCCCTCATGAACCGCTACGTGACGGACCGCTTCGACTCGCAGTCCTTCCACACCATCGGCGTGGAGTTCCTCAACCGCGACCTGGAGATGGACGGGCGGCTGGTCACCCTGCAGATCTGGGACACGGCGGGCCAGGAGCGCTTCAAGAGCCTGCGCACGCCCTTCTACCGCGGGGCGGACTGCTGCCTGCTCACCTTCGCCGTGGACGACCTGCAGAGCTTCCAGAACCTGGGCTGCTGGAAGAAGGAGTTCATGTATTACTCAGACGTACGAGACCCCGAGCGCTTCCCCTTCGTGGTGCTGGGAAACAAGGTGGACAAGGAGGAGCGGGAGGTGGGCGAGGATGAGGCCCGGGCCTGGTGTGAGGAGAACGGCTGCTGTCCGTACTTCGAGACCAGCGCCAAGGACGACACGAATGTGGGGGCCGCTTTCGAGGCTGCTGTCCGGGGTGTCCTAGCCAGCGAGGACCCCACTGACCACACCCTGCTGAGCAGCTCTATCGACCTCCACGGGAACCGAAAAGTGGCTCGCTCGTCCTGCTGTTGA